The Sinorhizobium fredii genome contains the following window.
CGGGTTTAAGTCCTGCCGAGATGATCAGGATCTGCAGGCCGAAAACGAAACTGATTTCCGGCAGCAGCAGCGGAAGATAGAGCAATCGGTGACGCGGCACGTTCCCGCCACGCTCTGCGGCGCCGTTACGGTGGAGCAGCAGAATGGCACAAAAGAGAGCGAGCGCCGCCGACAGGAGAGCGAGGGCAATCGTGGTTCGGAGCGCCGGCCAGAGCGGCGGCAGCGTTCGCAACCAGGTTTGCAGCGTGAGCTCCGCCGGCAAGGCCGCCGGGAATGGCCAGAGCCCGGCAACCGACCAGAGGCCGAGTAGGGTAATGCCGAGGAAGATGGAGGCGGCGCAGCCGGCCATTGCGAAAGCTGAGACGAACCGGGGCATGGCGTCGTTTCTCAGGCGCCGCCCCGAATAGGTCAGCTTGCGGACCACAAATCGACCGAGCCGTTCGATCAGCAGCCAGATTGCGACCGCTCCAAGAACGACGGCAAGCTGCAGCAGGGCGGCCGCCGAGGCGAGAAACCGGGCGCCGAGGTCGTGATCCGCCGTCCATTGGGCGATCCGCACCGGCAGCGTTGCCGGCAGCTGCGGTCCGAGGATGATCGCGACGTCGACGACCGAGACGGAATAGACGAGGACCGCGAACACCGCCAGGCGGAGCTGCCGGTAGAGGGCCGGCCAGAGGCTGACGAGAAAGCCGATCAGGCGTCCATAGCCGAGCGCCGCGGTCAATTGTCGGGATTGGCGGAGCGGCAGATGCGGCAACGCGGCGAGCGCGATCAGGAAGAGGAAGGGTACTTCCTTGGTGATCAGCCCGACGAGCATCGAGAGAGCGAGCGGATCGTTCGGAACGAGCCATTGCGGCGGCCGCCCGAAGCCGGTCAGTTCCGGCGAAACGAGCCGAAGGAGAAAGCCCGAGGGCGCCACGAGGAAGGCCAGCGCGAAGGCGGCGGCCGCATGCGGAACGGCAAGCAGCGGCGACACCATGTGCTGAATGCGGGAAAAGGCCGGCGTTCCGGCAAATCCTGCCAGGAAGGTGCCGACGATCGCAACGGCAGCGCCGGTGGTGGCCAGGCCGACCACGAGGCCGGTGAGGCTCGAGCGCAGGATATGCGGCTGGCCGGCAAGCTCGGCGAAATGACCGAGCGTGAATTCCGAGCCGCCGAGCGCCGGGAGGTAGCCGAAGGCAGGCAGGATGACTCCCGCCACGCCGGCAAGGATCGGCAGTCCCAGGATCAGGGCAAGAAGCGTGTTCGCGGTAAAAGTGCGCGATCCCTTCAACGCTTTGACGCTAATTGGCCGCCCCATAGCGCCGGATCCATTCGGCCTCGATGCGTATCATCCAGTCCGGATGCGGCTCGTCGAGCGCCGGTCCGAGCTCGTCCGGCTTCAGAGTGGCAATGCCGAGATCGAGCTTTTCGAAGGCGGATCGATCCTCGGCGGCAAGCTTTGCCACGGAAAGAACGGTCGGATCTCCCCAGACCTTCGGATCCTGCTTGCGCAGTTGCGCTTCGGGCGAAAGCAGGAAATCGGCGACGAGCAGCGCCCCGGCCTTCGCCGTGGCATTATAAGGGATGGCGAGGAAATGCGTGTTGCCGAGCGTGCCGCCGGAAAAGACGAAGGAGCGCACCGTGTCCGGAAGCTCGCCATTGGCGATAGCCGACGACGCCTCCGCCGGGTTGAACGCGAAGATGATATCGAGCTCGCCATCGGCGAGCTTCTGCTTCATGTCGGGATAGTTCTGCGGATAGGCTTTGCCTTGCCGCCACAGAAGCGGTGTTAGCTTGTCGAGATAGGCGAACAGCGGCGCGGCATCCGCCGCGAAAGTCGCGTCGTCGACCGGCCGTTGCAGCTTGGGCTTGTCGTCGATGAGCTCGATCAACACTTGCTTCAGGAAGGAGGTGCCGGTGAAATCCGGTGGCTGAGGATAGGAAAAGCGGCCCGGATTGGCTTCCGCCCACGTCAGGAGCCCTTTTGCCGAATCGGGCAGATCGGCTTTCCGCGTTCGCGCCGTATCATGGAAGAACACCAGCTTGGCGCCCCCCCAAGGGCTTTCCAGCCCCTCGGTCGGAATGGTGAAATCCCGAAGCACCGTCGGCTTGGTCTCATGATCGACATAGCGCCAGTTCGGCAGTTTCGTCGCCCAGTCGGGCCCGAAGAGAAGCCCTTCGCGCTTCATCGCCGCGAAATTCTCGCCGTTGATCCAGACGAGATCGACCGCACCGCCGTCGTTCTTCCCCGCCGCCTTCTCCGCAACCACCGTTGCGACCGCTTTCGCCGTATCGTCGAGCTTCACATGCACCACGTCGACGCCGTAGCGGGATTTCATCTCGCCGCCCGCCCAGCGAATATAGGCGTTGATATTCTCGGAGCCGCCCCAGGCGTTGAAATAAACCGTCTGGCCCTTCGCCTCGGCAAGGACGGCATTCCAGTTTCCGGCATCGGCTGCCGACGCCTCGCCGGCAAGGCCAAAGGCCAGCATTGCCGCCGCGACAATTTTTCTCGCTCCGATCATGTGGCTGCCGCTCCCTCCCGCCTGATGTTGGCCGAGCGTACGGCAAGCCCATGCGGCGTCAATGCAGGCGCTCGCGGGCGGGCGTCACGTTTCGGTGAAGCGCCCGCCGGATAAAGCGGGAGAGTCCGCCTAAGCCTCGACCCGGTACGCCTCGAAGGCAAGCACGGCGCCGGCGAGATCCTCAAGCGCAGCGCCGACCGATTTGAACAGGGTGATTTCGTCGGGCGTGGCGCGGCCGAGGTGCATGCCGCGGGCAAGCTCGAAAAGATCGGCGCGGATTGCCGCTTCCGTGATGACGCCGGCCTTGAGCGGCTGGACGATGTCGCCGCCCTCGCTGAGCGCCCCGTCGCGCGTGTCGACGAAGATGCTGGCGCGGGCGACGGCGCGATCGTCGGATTCGCGCATGGACGGCTTGAAGGCGCCGATCAGGTCGAGATGCGCACCGGGCTTCAGCCAATCGCCATGGATCAGCGGCTCGGAAGAGAGCGTTGCGCACGAGACGATATCCGCTTCGCGGGCAGCCGCCTCGAGATCCGTCGCGACCGATACCGCGACGCCCTTGAGGTCGAGTTCCTTCGCGGTCGCTTCGGCCTTCTTCGCATCGCGGCCCCAGATCGCCACCTCGCGGATGGGACGCACGGAGGCATGCGCCTCGATGACATTTGCCGAAAGCCGCCCGGTTCCGACCATCAAGAGCCGGCTCGCATCTTCGCGCGCCAGGTAGCGGGCCGCGAGCGCCGAAGCCGCGGCGGTCCGCCGGGCCGTCAGCTCGCCGCCGTCAAGGATCGCCAGCAGCTCGCCGGTCTTGCCGGAGGAAAGCAGGTAGCTGCCGTGGATCGCCGGCAGTCCGCGCGTCTGGTTGCCGGGAAAGACCGAAACCATCTTGACGCCGATATAGGCCCCCGGCTGCCAGGCGGGCATGATGAGCAGCGTTGCATCCGCTTCGCCGGGCACTTCGACATCGTGATGATGGCGCACCGGCATGACGCATCCTTTCGCGAACATTTCCCCGAGTGCCCGGACGAGACCGCCCCAGGGCAAGGCCGCGCGTGTCTGAGCCGCATCCAGTACCAGCATTTTTGAATTCTCCTCTCTGAGATACGCCGACACTAGCAGCCTTTGCCAATCGCGGAAAAGCGGCTTCGACGGGGGAGGGGGTCACGTTCGGCGCAGGAATGCGTTACACGACGTGATTTTTACCTACTGGTCAAGATTTTCGCTGCTGATGTCAGAGGCGATTCTCGAAGTTCTTCCCCTCGCCTAAAATTATCACACGAAATCAGAGACTTGTCGTTTTTTGAAGTTTTTTTAAAAATGTCTGTTGACGTGTCTGAGGTGTGGGGTCTATAAGCCCGATCACTGACGAGGGCGGCGGCGCTGCTGGCGACGACGACTTTCGCTCTAGAGTTTCCTTTGGATTGGCGGATGCTGATTTTGGGGCTGGGACGTGAGTTTTGGCCGATTTGGGAACGTTGACGGGAGTTTTTTCCGTCGGTTTTTTGACAATTGAAGATAGAGAAAGAGAAACGTGGGCGGCGGAGCTCGCGGGACCTTCAAGAGATTGAGGTTCTGGAAAGAGACTTTGGCGGTCACGTTTTGACAAGAGACAACACCAGTTTTCTCGGTACTGACTTTTGTTGGTGCTGATTGAAGATGGGTGTGAGTTCTCGTCGATTCAGACGTGACGTAATGCCAATGATTGAATTCTCAACTTGAGAGTTTGATCCTGGCTCAGAACGAACGCTGGCGGCAGGCTTAACACATGCAAGTCGAGCGCCCCGCAAGGGGAGCGGCAGACGGGTGAGTAACGCGTGGGAATCTACCCTTTTCTACGGAATAACGCAGGGAAACTTGTGCTAATACCGTATGAGCCCTTCGGGGGAAAGATTTATCGGGAAAGGATGAGCCCGCGTTGGATTAGCTAGTTGGTGGGGTAAAGGCCTACCAAGGCGACGATCCATAGCTGGTCTGAGAGGATGATCAGCCACATTGGGACTGAGACACGGCCCAAACTCCTACGGGAGGCAGCAGTGGGGAATATTGGACAATGGGCGCAAGCCTGATCCAGCCATGCCGCGTGAGTGATGAAGGCCCTAGGGTTGTAAAGCTCTTTCACCGGTGAAGATAATGACGGTAACCGGAGAAGAAGCCCCGGCTAACTTCGTGCCAGCAGCCGCGGTAATACGAAGGGGGCTAGCGTTGTTCGGAATTACTGGGCGTAAAGCGCACGTAGGCGGACATTTAAGTCAGGGGTGAAATCCCGGGGCTCAACCCCGGAACTGCCTTTGATACTGGGTGTCTAGAGTCCGGAAGAGGTGAGTGGAATTCCGAGTGTAGAGGTGAAATTCGTAGATATTCGGAGGAACACCAGTGGCGAAGGCGGCTCACTGGTCCGGTACTGACGCTGAGGTGCGAAAGCGTGGGGAGCAAACAGGATTAGATACCCTGGTAGTCCACGCCGTAAACGATGAATGTTAGCCGTCGGGCAGTTTACTGTTCGGTGGCGCAGCTAACGCATTAAACATTCCGCCTGGGGAGTACGGTCGCAAGATTAAAACTCAAAGGAATTGACGGGGGCCCGCACAAGCGGTGGAGCATGTGGTTTAATTCGAAGCAACGCGCAGAACCTTACCAGCCCTTGACATCCCGGTCGCGGGTACGAGAGATCGTATCCTTCAGTTCGGCTGGACCGGAGACAGGTGCTGCATGGCTGTCGTCAGCTCGTGTCGTGAGATGTTGGGTTAAGTCCCGCAACGAGCGCAACCCTCGCCCTTAGTTGCCAGCATTTGGTTGGGCACTCTAAGGGGACTGCCGGTGATAAGCCGAGAGGAAGGTGGGGATGACGTCAAGTCCTCATGGCCCTTACGGGCTGGGCTACACACGTGCTACAATGGTGGTGACAGTGGGCAGCGAGACCGCGAGGTCGAGCTAATCTCCAAAAGCCATCTCAGTTCGGATTGCACTCTGCAACTCGAGTGCATGAAGTTGGAATCGCTAGTAATCGCAGATCAGCATGCTGCGGTGAATACGTTCCCGGGCCTTGTACACACCGCCCGTCACACCATGGGAGTTGGTTCTACCCGAAGGTAGTGCGCTAACCGCAAGGAGGCAGCTAACCACGGTAGGGTCAGCGACTGGGGTGAAGTCGTAACAAGGTAGCCGTAGGGGAACCTGCGGCTGGATCACCTCCTTTCTAAGGAAGCTGTGGAATTGGAAGACGGCATCTTCGGATGCATGACCTTTCCCGTGCTTTTTAGAACATAGATGGCGCCAGTCAGGCGACCATCGAAACGCAATACGCCGCATAGGTGCTTGCACCATGACGGTATGGCGAGTGCCGCCGTCCACGTTTCTCTTTCTCACAAAGACAAGGACCACGCTGTTTTGGCTGTAGTTCACCCCGTATGGGCCCGTAGCTCAGGTGGTTAGAGCGCACGCCTGATAAGCGTGAGGTCGGCAGTTCGAGTCTGCCCGGGCCCACCATTCGCTAGGGCTCATGGCGGGCCCGGGCAGTCTCTTGGTTTTGTCCGTCCTCGTGATCTGAAGGTCACCGCGGGCGAACGGGCCGGGCCCTGCGGAGCTTCCGTTTGGGTATCGAAACCTCAAATGGGGCTGTAGCTCAGCTGGGAGAGCACCTGCTTTGCAAGCAGGGGGTCAGCGGTTCGATCCCGCTCAGCTCCACCAAAGGTTTTGGTGTTGATTGCTGACGGATCTGTTTCTTGTCTTTGGGGAAAATAAGTTTGCATCGTCTCGAATGAGACTGATGCCTGTTCTGCTAAAATTGTGAAGAGAAGATATGTCTGGATACGAACTTCGGTTCGTTTGTCCTGAGGCATGATCGTTGTTGGGGTGTTCTTCGGAATGCGCTTCTGACGGTTTTGCTGGATTGGTGTTGCCTGACCGCGCATCACCGGACAGATCTCGAGAAGCTGGTCTTAAGATATGGCCTCGGAATTGCTCGGCGTAATTCCAGTGAGGACCATATCGAACACGTCGATGGCATCTGACTGGCCCGGTTGTAAAAGGTAACCGGGCTTTTGGGCTGGCGGTGCGGCACACTGAAAGGTGTCCGTATGGCCAGGTTTGGCACCCCTCCGAGCGATGAGCGCGGAGGAAAGGTTTGCCAAAGCCAAATAAGGATGAGCATTGGCAATGAGAACGATCAAGTGTCAAAAGGGCATTTGGTGGATGCCTTGGCATGCACAGGCGATGAAGGACGTGATACGCTGCGATAAGCCGTGGGGAGCTGCGAATGAGCTTTGATCCATGGATCTCCGAATGGGGCAACCCACCTTAGATGCTTGGAAAATTTAAGCCGTGCGAAAGCACGGCTTAGGTTTCCAAGCATTGTTGAAAGGTATCTTATCCTGAATTCAATAGGGATAAGAAGCGAACGCAGGGAACTGAAACATCTAAGTACCTGCAGGAAAGGACATCAACCGAGACTCCGCAAGTAGTGGCGAGCGAACGCGGACCAGGCCAGTGGCAATGAGGAATAAAGTGGAACGATTTGGAAAGGTCGGCCGTAGCGGGTGATAGCCCCGTACACGTAGAACACTCATTGTCCTTGAGTAAGGCGGGACACGTGAAATCCTGTCTGAACATGGGGAGACCACTCTCCAAGCCTAAGTACTCGTGCATGACCGATAGCGAACAAGTACCGTGAGGGAAAGGTGAAAAGCACCCCGACAAGGGGAGTGAAATAGAACCTGAAACCGGATGCCTACAAACAGTCGGAGCCCGCAAGGGTGACGGCGTACCTTTTGTATAATGGGTCAACGACTTAGTGTGACATGCAAGCTTAAGCCGGTAGGTGTAGGCGTAGCGAAAGCGAGTCTGAATAGGGCGCCTTAGTATGTCGCATTAGACCCGAAACCGAGTGATCTAGCCATGAGCAGGTTGAAGGTTGGGTAACACCAACTGGAGGACCGAACCCGCATCTGTTGCAATAGATTGGGATGACTTGTGGCTAGGGGTGAAAGGCCAATCAAACTCGGAAATAGCTGGTTCTCCGCGAAATCTATTTAGGTAGAGCGTCGACCGAATACCCCCGGGGGTAGAGCACTGGATGGGCTATGGGGACTCACCGTCTTACTGATCCTAACCAAACTCCGAATACCGGGGAGTACTAGTCGGCAGACACACGGCGGGTGCTAACGTCCGTCGTGAAAAGGGCAACAACCCTGACCTCCAGCTAAGGTCCCCAAGTCATGGCTAAGTGGGAAAGGATGTGAGGATCCCAAAACAACCAGGATGTTGGCTTAGAAGCAGCCATCATTTAAAGAAAGCGTAACAGCTCACTGGTCTAAATAAGGGTCTTTGCGCCGAAAATGTAACGGGGCTGAAGCCATGCACCGAAGCTGAGGATGTGCCGCAAGGCACGTGGTAGCGGAGCGTTCCGTAAGCCTGTGAAGGGATACCCGTGAGGGGTCCTGGAGGTATCGGAAGTGCGAATGTTGACATGAGTAACGATAAAGAGGGTGAGAGACCCTCTCGCCGAAAGACCAAGGGTTCCTGCTTAAAGTTAATCTGAGCAGGGTTAGCCGGCCCCTAAGACGAGGCGGACACGCGTAGTCGATGGGAACCACGTTAATATTCGTGGGCCTGGTGGTAGTGACGGATCGCTTAACTTGTCTGGACTTATTGGATTGTCCAGGCTTGGACGCGGTCCCGGGAAATAGCTCCACCGTATAGACCGTACCCGAAACCGACACAGGTGGTCAGGTAGAGTATACCAAGGCGCTTGAGAGAACTGCGTTGAAGGAACTCGGCAAATTGCACGCGTAACTTCGGAAGAAGCGTGACCCCATTATGGGCAACCATGATGGGGTGGCACAGACCAGGGGGTAGCGACTGTTTATCAAAAACACAGGGCTCTGCGAAGTCGCAAGACGACGTATAGGGTCTGACGCCTGCCCGGTGCTGGAAGGTTAAGAGGAGGGGTGCAAGCTCTGAATCGAAGCCCCAGTAAACGGCGGCCGTAACTATAACGGTCCTAAGGTAGCGAAATTCCTTGTCGGGTAAGTTCCGACCTGCACGAATGGCGTAACGACTTCCCCGCTGTCTCCAACGCAGACTCAGTGAAATTGAATTCCCCGTGAAGATGCGGGGTTCCTGCGGTCAGACGGAAAGACCCCGTGCACCTTTACTATAGCTTTACACTGGCATTCGTGTCGGCATGTGTAGGATAGGTGGTAGGCTTTGAAGCAGGGACGCCAGTTCCTGTGGAGCCATCCTTGAAATACCACCCTTATCGTCATGGATGTCTAACCGCGGTCCGTCATCCGGATCCGGGACAGTGTATGGTGGGTAGTTTGACTGGGGCGGTCGCCTCCGAAAGAGTAACGGAGGCGCGCGATGGTGGGCTCAGAGCGGTCGGAAATCGCTCGTCGAGTGCAATGGCATAAGCCCGCCTGACTGCGAGACTGACAAGTCGAGCAGAGACGAAAGTCGGTCATAGTGATCCGGTGGTCCCGCGTGGAAGGGCCATCGCTCAACGGATAAAAGGTACGCCGGGGATAACAGGCTGATGACCCCCAAGAGTCCATATCGACGGGGTTGTTTGGCACCTCGATGTCGGCTCATCGCATCCTGGGGCTGGAGCAGGTCCCAAGGGTTTGGCTGTTCGCCAATTAAAGCGGTACGTGAGCTGGGTTCAGAACGTCGTGAGACAGTTCGGTCCCTATCTGCCGTGGGTGTAGGAATATTGACAGGATCTGTCCCTAGTACGAGAGGACCGGGATGGACATATCTCTGGTGGACCTGTTGTCCTGCCAAGGGCATAGCAGGGTAGCTATATATGGAAGGGATAACCGCTGAAGGCATCTAAGCGGGAAACCCACCTGAAAACGAGTATTCCCTCGAGAACCGTGGAAGACGACCACGTTGATAGGCCGGGTGTGGAAGTGCGGCAACGCATGAAGCTTACCGGTACTAATCGTTCGATCGGCTTGATCGTTCTTGTTGCCTATGCTCATCAAACGAAGTTTGATGATGCTATCTCTGTCCTCACGCTGTCGCGATCGGAAGATCGCTTCGCTGCGGACGGCGCGCGCCACAAGGCGCGACGCGCTCTGCGCTTGCGGCATTCGGCCGGGGCGGCAGACAAAAGACGTGTTCAAAAAAAGAGGCGAAAGCCTCACCAGCTTCTCACAATTGCTCCCTCCGGGAGCAAAACTTGCGCTTTGCCGACCTGGTGGTTCTGGCGGGGTGGCTGCACCCGTTCCCATTCCGAACACGGCCGTGAAACGCCCCAGCGCCGATGGTACTTCGTCTTAAGACGCGGGAGAGTAGGTCGCTGCCAGGTCTGCAAAGCGCAAGTCAAAAACATCTTCTCGCACACACGCGGCCCCTCCCAAGACCGGGCCAACACTACTCGGAATTCGACGACTTGACGCGGGGTGGAGCAGCCCGGTAGCTCGTCAGGCTCATAACCTGAAGGCCGCAGGTTCAAATCCTGCCCCCGCAACCAAATAGTCCTCAAAACGGCCCGCCAAGCGCGGGCCTTTTTGCGTTCGCCTCCCCGCGCAACCCCCGCTGAAGCCGGCACAAGCCCCGCCGAACCTGTCCTCCGCCTCCCTTGTCCGGATCGAGGGGCTGTGCATTGCCGGAGCGCATCCACGGGCGCAATATAAGCAACGGAGAATATTAATCCGGGGGAACTCGGGGATCATGTTACGGCACCGCTTAATCCTCCCCGTCGCAGGCGTCGTTCTCGTTCTATGTCTCGTGTTGGCCGGCTTATGGATTTGGACGGGGAATTTTATCGTCTCGATCATGTCGGAGCGCCTGATCCGGGAGGTGACTCAAGCCGTCAATCGCGACGTCGGCCATCGGGTTCGCGCCGCCGAGAAGGCGGTATCGCGCCTCGCCAATGATCTTCTCCGCCGCGACGTCGCGCTCCGTGATCGCGAGGCGGTCGCACGGGAGCTTTATGCTTTGTTGGCCGAGGAGCCCGATGTCGACTGGATGTTTTTCGGCAACGAGGCCGGCGGGCTCGTTTCTGTCGGACGACTGGCGGATTCGAACGTCGTGTTTCTGATGACCGATGATTTTCGTGCCGGCGTCGTGCGCGAGTTCGAAGCATTGGAAGGCGGCAAGATCGGCCGTTTGCGCAAGTCGGAAGCCCCGTTCGATGCACGCGGAAGGACCTGGTACGTTGAGGCAAAGAAAACGGGCGCGCGATATTGGACGGAGCCCTATCTCGGTCTGGTCGAGCCGATTCTGGGGACGTCCCTTTCCACTCCGGTCGTCGACAAGGACGGCAACTTCGTTGGGGTGGGCGGGATCGACCTCATCCTCACGCAACTTTCCAGGTCCCTACAGACGCTCGATGTCGGCGACAATGGCCGTGCCTTCAT
Protein-coding sequences here:
- a CDS encoding ABC transporter permease; protein product: MGRPISVKALKGSRTFTANTLLALILGLPILAGVAGVILPAFGYLPALGGSEFTLGHFAELAGQPHILRSSLTGLVVGLATTGAAVAIVGTFLAGFAGTPAFSRIQHMVSPLLAVPHAAAAFALAFLVAPSGFLLRLVSPELTGFGRPPQWLVPNDPLALSMLVGLITKEVPFLFLIALAALPHLPLRQSRQLTAALGYGRLIGFLVSLWPALYRQLRLAVFAVLVYSVSVVDVAIILGPQLPATLPVRIAQWTADHDLGARFLASAAALLQLAVVLGAVAIWLLIERLGRFVVRKLTYSGRRLRNDAMPRFVSAFAMAGCAASIFLGITLLGLWSVAGLWPFPAALPAELTLQTWLRTLPPLWPALRTTIALALLSAALALFCAILLLHRNGAAERGGNVPRHRLLYLPLLLPEISFVFGLQILIISAGLKPAFWSVLAVHFLFALPYVLLSLSAPWRELDPRFERVAAGFGKSALRTLLTVRLPLLFRACLTAFAVGFSVSVSLYLPTLLIGAGRLTTIATEAVALSSGGDRRVIGVYALVQASLPFLAFLVASLGPQLLFRNRQAMRT
- a CDS encoding ornithine cyclodeaminase family protein, which translates into the protein MLVLDAAQTRAALPWGGLVRALGEMFAKGCVMPVRHHHDVEVPGEADATLLIMPAWQPGAYIGVKMVSVFPGNQTRGLPAIHGSYLLSSGKTGELLAILDGGELTARRTAAASALAARYLAREDASRLLMVGTGRLSANVIEAHASVRPIREVAIWGRDAKKAEATAKELDLKGVAVSVATDLEAAAREADIVSCATLSSEPLIHGDWLKPGAHLDLIGAFKPSMRESDDRAVARASIFVDTRDGALSEGGDIVQPLKAGVITEAAIRADLFELARGMHLGRATPDEITLFKSVGAALEDLAGAVLAFEAYRVEA
- a CDS encoding ABC transporter substrate-binding protein, whose amino-acid sequence is MIGARKIVAAAMLAFGLAGEASAADAGNWNAVLAEAKGQTVYFNAWGGSENINAYIRWAGGEMKSRYGVDVVHVKLDDTAKAVATVVAEKAAGKNDGGAVDLVWINGENFAAMKREGLLFGPDWATKLPNWRYVDHETKPTVLRDFTIPTEGLESPWGGAKLVFFHDTARTRKADLPDSAKGLLTWAEANPGRFSYPQPPDFTGTSFLKQVLIELIDDKPKLQRPVDDATFAADAAPLFAYLDKLTPLLWRQGKAYPQNYPDMKQKLADGELDIIFAFNPAEASSAIANGELPDTVRSFVFSGGTLGNTHFLAIPYNATAKAGALLVADFLLSPEAQLRKQDPKVWGDPTVLSVAKLAAEDRSAFEKLDLGIATLKPDELGPALDEPHPDWMIRIEAEWIRRYGAAN